A genomic region of Mycobacterium sp. Aquia_213 contains the following coding sequences:
- a CDS encoding pyridoxamine 5'-phosphate oxidase family protein, producing MTDQIQSDDGGTVLPVHECWDLLAGVTLGRLVTSVDGQPEIFPVNYAVQRRSILFCTAEGTKLVSTAINNHVVFEVDDHNVAEGWSVIVKGTARSLRSNEEIEEAERAQVLPWTTSEKSHYVRVIPETVTGRRFQFGPPRMEKSVHA from the coding sequence ATGACAGATCAAATCCAAAGCGATGACGGGGGCACCGTCCTGCCGGTGCACGAATGTTGGGATCTGCTGGCAGGTGTGACACTGGGGCGGCTGGTCACCAGCGTGGACGGCCAGCCGGAGATCTTCCCGGTGAACTACGCCGTTCAGCGCCGATCGATCCTGTTTTGCACCGCAGAGGGCACCAAGTTGGTCAGCACCGCGATAAACAATCACGTCGTGTTCGAGGTCGATGACCACAATGTCGCGGAGGGCTGGAGTGTGATCGTGAAGGGCACTGCACGCTCGCTTCGTAGCAACGAGGAGATCGAGGAAGCCGAGCGCGCCCAGGTATTGCCGTGGACGACTTCTGAGAAGTCGCATTATGTGCGGGTGATTCCTGAGACGGTTACCGGCCGCCGGTTCCAATTCGGCCCGCCACGAATGGAGAAGTCCGTTCACGCCTGA
- a CDS encoding SRPBCC family protein → MALVSRPAQTQTGEMANVTATIERTVALVAVLYAARQYYRNWGTTKEECLLRLPGDALIGDPVVQTTEAIYIDSPQSTVWALLTQMGQDQEGAERIGRELQHLEPGDVMRLAPSGWPGLKNGLRMCIAEIEPEQYIVLRATRPSLLWDAVLSIHLLPHWEDRVRLLVRVRIGLRRPGEVLAVELARPLVALTTRRSLIELKHRVERLSSTQRRPVLTSVKDVVHQQLSEVEGA, encoded by the coding sequence TTGGCCCTGGTAAGCCGTCCAGCGCAGACGCAGACTGGCGAGATGGCAAACGTAACAGCAACGATAGAGCGGACGGTGGCGCTCGTTGCGGTGCTCTATGCCGCGCGACAGTACTACCGCAATTGGGGCACGACCAAGGAAGAGTGCTTGCTGCGGTTGCCCGGCGACGCACTGATCGGTGATCCCGTCGTTCAGACCACCGAAGCGATTTACATCGACTCGCCGCAATCAACAGTCTGGGCCTTATTGACGCAGATGGGTCAGGACCAGGAGGGCGCCGAGCGCATCGGTCGAGAATTGCAACATCTTGAGCCGGGGGATGTTATGCGGCTGGCTCCTAGCGGCTGGCCGGGGCTCAAGAACGGGCTGAGGATGTGCATCGCCGAGATCGAGCCCGAACAGTACATCGTGCTCAGGGCCACGCGACCAAGTCTGCTCTGGGACGCGGTGTTGTCGATCCATCTCCTTCCGCATTGGGAGGACCGTGTCCGGCTACTGGTGCGTGTACGGATCGGCTTGCGCCGCCCAGGCGAAGTGCTTGCCGTGGAGCTGGCCAGGCCGTTGGTCGCGTTGACGACGCGACGATCTCTGATCGAACTCAAGCATCGGGTCGAGCGGCTGTCTTCGACGCAACGGAGGCCCGTCTTGACATCTGTTAAAGATGTTGTGCACCAACAATTGTCGGAGGTCGAAGGTGCGTGA
- a CDS encoding Acg family FMN-binding oxidoreductase: MQATPDADVLKNAVLLACRAPSVHNSQPWRWVAEDGVLRLFADRHRTVPGTDHSGREAIISCGTALDHLRVAMLAAGWHSKIERFPDSDDPELLASIEFGRVDHVTDTQRSRAEAILQRRTDRLPLGRPTYWDFFEPVLRGTIDDNLVTLDVLSDDARPLLVDAAELAEEVRRDDLSYHLELDWWTSPFVVSEGVPPSALASDKEDRRVDVGRRFPVRSHMNRRPEVAVDWSKILVLSTPEDTKADALRCGEVLSAVLLECTMAGMATCTLTHLIEVDESRDIVRGLIEQSGWPQVLIRAGIAPPMEDLPAPTPRSPLADVFQIR, translated from the coding sequence ATGCAGGCGACACCGGACGCCGACGTCCTCAAGAATGCGGTGCTACTGGCGTGCCGTGCCCCGTCCGTGCACAACAGCCAGCCCTGGCGGTGGGTGGCCGAGGACGGCGTTCTGCGACTGTTCGCCGATCGTCACCGGACAGTTCCGGGCACGGACCATTCGGGCAGAGAAGCAATCATCAGTTGCGGCACAGCGCTCGATCATCTTCGTGTCGCCATGCTGGCCGCGGGCTGGCACTCGAAAATCGAGCGGTTTCCCGACTCGGACGACCCTGAGCTACTGGCATCGATTGAATTCGGCCGCGTCGATCACGTCACCGATACTCAACGAAGCCGCGCCGAAGCGATTCTGCAACGCAGAACCGATCGGCTGCCGCTGGGGCGGCCAACATATTGGGATTTCTTCGAGCCCGTCCTTCGCGGCACGATCGATGACAACCTGGTGACACTTGACGTGCTCTCCGATGACGCGCGCCCGCTGCTCGTCGACGCCGCAGAGCTTGCCGAAGAGGTTCGCCGCGACGATTTGTCGTATCACCTCGAATTAGATTGGTGGACTTCGCCGTTCGTAGTGAGCGAGGGCGTTCCTCCGAGCGCATTGGCGTCCGACAAGGAAGACCGCCGCGTCGACGTCGGACGTCGGTTTCCGGTCAGAAGCCATATGAATCGGCGTCCCGAGGTCGCGGTGGACTGGTCAAAGATCCTTGTGTTGTCTACCCCGGAAGACACCAAAGCGGACGCCCTGAGGTGCGGCGAAGTGCTGTCGGCAGTGTTGCTGGAATGCACCATGGCCGGCATGGCGACCTGCACACTGACCCATCTGATCGAAGTTGATGAGAGCCGCGATATCGTGCGCGGCCTGATCGAACAGAGCGGCTGGCCGCAGGTACTGATCCGCGCCGGGATTGCGCCGCCTATGGAAGACCTTCCCGCGCCCACACCCCGGAGTCCGTTGGCGGACGTATTTCAGATCCGCTAG
- a CDS encoding bifunctional lysylphosphatidylglycerol flippase/synthetase MprF, translated as MKISQGSGEATTERGRERVLVRVDIPAIRLISTLVLMCVLGWLAVLIVRDFLGYERVAPGRFGWSVALLAALALISRGIVLGRPVTTGHALTAAAAVCAGVGAHFLSYGLFGNILAASSGLVLMWPTKAQPQPEMLERIWALVNVTRADPLAPFAMHSTKSYHFNSDKTAAIAYRTRLGFAVVSGDPIGDAAQFPAVVADFVRMCRGRGWQIIVLACGQRYLGLWSDETVGQPMLAVPIGRDVVVDVRHFTLQGRRFRNLRQAVQRSHNCGITTEIVDEQELDSALIAELTEVLHAAHRAARTERGFCMSLDGVLTGRYPGVKLAIARDRCGCVVAFHRYATAERGSEVSLDVPFRRPGAANGVDERLSVDMIADAKSHDALRVSLAFAAFPEIFDTDRRGALQRVAYRLTHLLDPLIRLESLYRYLRKFHSLAERRYVVLCAHHIPGALIVLLSLEFMPRPRHLRSAHRGAT; from the coding sequence GTGAAGATTAGCCAGGGCAGCGGCGAGGCTACCACGGAACGGGGTCGCGAACGGGTCTTGGTCCGAGTTGACATCCCGGCAATTCGCTTGATCAGCACGCTGGTGCTGATGTGCGTCTTGGGCTGGTTGGCGGTGTTGATCGTGCGCGATTTCCTTGGCTACGAGCGAGTCGCTCCAGGCCGGTTCGGATGGTCAGTCGCGTTACTTGCCGCGCTGGCCCTGATCTCGCGCGGCATCGTCCTGGGTCGGCCGGTGACCACCGGACATGCGTTGACCGCCGCAGCGGCGGTGTGCGCGGGGGTGGGGGCACACTTCTTGTCATACGGATTATTCGGCAACATTCTGGCCGCCAGCAGTGGGCTCGTGCTCATGTGGCCTACCAAGGCGCAACCACAACCGGAGATGCTGGAGCGGATATGGGCGCTGGTCAACGTCACACGCGCGGACCCGTTGGCGCCGTTTGCCATGCATTCGACCAAGAGTTATCACTTCAATTCCGACAAAACGGCGGCAATCGCTTACCGCACCCGGCTTGGATTCGCCGTCGTCAGCGGCGACCCGATCGGCGATGCCGCCCAATTCCCGGCTGTGGTTGCCGATTTCGTCCGCATGTGCCGCGGCCGGGGCTGGCAGATCATCGTATTAGCTTGTGGCCAGCGGTACTTGGGATTGTGGAGCGATGAGACGGTCGGGCAGCCGATGCTCGCGGTGCCGATCGGGCGCGATGTCGTCGTCGATGTCCGCCACTTCACCTTGCAGGGGCGCAGATTTCGAAACCTTCGCCAAGCAGTGCAGCGCAGCCACAACTGCGGCATCACGACTGAGATCGTAGACGAGCAAGAGCTGGACAGCGCGCTTATCGCCGAACTGACTGAGGTGTTACACGCAGCGCACCGTGCCGCACGCACCGAACGCGGATTTTGCATGAGTCTTGACGGGGTCCTGACGGGCCGTTACCCGGGCGTCAAATTGGCTATCGCACGTGATCGTTGCGGGTGTGTTGTGGCCTTTCACCGATACGCAACCGCCGAACGAGGATCAGAAGTCAGCCTCGATGTGCCATTCCGCCGGCCAGGAGCCGCCAACGGCGTTGACGAGCGACTTAGCGTCGACATGATTGCTGATGCGAAAAGTCATGATGCCCTGCGCGTTTCGTTGGCCTTCGCGGCGTTCCCGGAGATTTTCGACACCGACCGTCGGGGTGCGTTGCAGCGCGTCGCGTATCGGTTGACTCATCTGCTGGACCCGCTGATCCGGCTGGAGTCCCTTTACCGTTACCTGCGTAAGTTTCACTCGCTGGCCGAGCGCCGCTACGTGGTGTTATGTGCCCACCATATTCCCGGGGCGCTAATCGTGTTGTTGTCGTTGGAGTTCATGCCGCGCCCGCGCCACCTGCGGTCGGCTCACCGCGGCGCTACGTAG
- a CDS encoding Acg family FMN-binding oxidoreductase, whose amino-acid sequence MTEMMADVKEMTTAIELACRAPSLHNSQPWRWVASSSNVDLFVDPERTVTSTDPSGREALISCGAALDHFRIAMAAGGWDTNVERFPNPNNLDHLASTDFASVDYVAPARRGRADAILRRRTSRLPFRAPKRWASFEPVLRSSFDNDSVILDVLADDARPRLAQAARLTEALRRYDDHYHSELHWWTSPSRGFEGIPSSALVSESDNRRVDVNRRFPIDPFDERSSAGTYDEAKVLVLSTITDTRADFLSCGEVLSAILLECTMVGLATCPVTHVTELEASREIIRDLTSGPAAVPQVLIRVGIEPEGELAPEPTPRRPLSEVLEICR is encoded by the coding sequence ATGACCGAAATGATGGCGGACGTCAAGGAGATGACGACGGCAATCGAGCTGGCCTGTCGCGCGCCCTCGTTGCACAACAGCCAGCCTTGGCGGTGGGTTGCCAGCAGCTCGAACGTCGATCTCTTCGTTGACCCAGAGCGAACAGTGACCTCGACGGACCCGTCAGGTCGCGAAGCGCTCATCAGCTGTGGTGCAGCCCTTGATCACTTTCGAATCGCGATGGCCGCTGGTGGTTGGGACACCAACGTCGAACGGTTTCCCAACCCGAACAATCTTGACCACCTTGCCTCAACCGACTTCGCCTCGGTCGACTACGTCGCGCCGGCCCGGCGCGGTCGTGCCGACGCGATATTGCGTCGCCGGACCAGCCGACTGCCGTTCCGTGCGCCGAAGCGCTGGGCGTCGTTCGAGCCCGTATTGCGCAGCTCATTCGACAATGACTCGGTCATCCTTGACGTGCTGGCCGACGACGCGCGGCCGCGGTTGGCGCAAGCGGCTCGGCTCACCGAAGCCCTGCGCCGCTACGACGATCACTATCACAGTGAATTGCATTGGTGGACTTCACCATCAAGAGGATTCGAAGGAATACCCAGTAGTGCGCTGGTGTCGGAGTCCGACAACCGCAGAGTCGACGTGAACCGTCGATTCCCCATCGATCCATTCGATGAGCGGAGTTCAGCCGGTACCTACGATGAAGCCAAAGTCCTGGTGCTGTCCACCATTACGGACACGCGCGCCGATTTCCTTAGTTGCGGCGAGGTCCTTTCGGCGATCCTGCTGGAGTGCACGATGGTCGGACTGGCAACCTGCCCGGTAACGCACGTCACGGAGTTGGAAGCCAGCCGGGAGATAATCAGAGATCTCACCAGCGGTCCCGCAGCGGTACCTCAGGTTTTGATTCGGGTTGGGATTGAGCCTGAGGGTGAGTTGGCCCCCGAACCGACGCCGCGGCGACCGTTGAGCGAAGTGCTGGAGATCTGTCGCTAA
- a CDS encoding site-2 protease family protein, whose product MRDAIPLGRIAGFPVKVHWSVIVILWLFTWSLASTLPSTVKGYSHLAYWLAGACGAVVLLASLTAHELAHAVVARRMGVSVGDVTLWLFGGVTTLQGEAKTPKAAFRIAFAGPATSLGLSAAFAGLAMGLASVHAAAIAVSVTWWLATINLVLGMFNLLPGAPLDGGRVVRAYLWHRHGDSVRAAVGAAHAGRVVAIILITLGLAEFLAGGLIGGVWLAFIGWFIFTAAREEEMQVTTRQALAGLRVADAMTANPHSAPGWLTVEDFIQRYVLGDRHSAYPVAERDGSTMGLVTLRQLRELAPNRRTTTSVREIALPLPSVPTATPLEPLGALIDRLSAAGHGSRALVIDGGLVVGIVTPSDLARLIDVYRLAQPGAGPGRPTALRHDANSPTVGSSNL is encoded by the coding sequence GTGCGTGACGCCATTCCGCTCGGACGAATTGCCGGGTTCCCGGTAAAGGTTCACTGGAGCGTGATAGTGATCCTGTGGTTATTCACGTGGAGCCTGGCGAGCACGTTGCCCAGCACCGTCAAAGGGTATTCGCACCTAGCGTATTGGCTGGCCGGTGCGTGTGGCGCGGTGGTGTTGCTGGCATCGCTGACGGCACACGAACTCGCACACGCCGTCGTCGCCCGTCGTATGGGGGTCAGCGTGGGGGATGTGACGTTATGGCTATTCGGGGGTGTGACGACTCTGCAGGGCGAGGCGAAAACACCGAAGGCGGCCTTCCGGATCGCATTCGCGGGCCCAGCCACCAGCCTTGGGCTTTCTGCGGCATTCGCCGGGCTAGCAATGGGATTAGCCTCCGTCCACGCCGCGGCCATCGCGGTCAGTGTTACCTGGTGGTTGGCCACAATCAACTTGGTGCTGGGCATGTTCAATCTGCTACCCGGTGCCCCGTTGGACGGCGGCCGGGTGGTGCGGGCCTATCTGTGGCACCGCCACGGCGATAGCGTGCGCGCCGCGGTGGGCGCGGCGCATGCCGGGCGAGTGGTTGCCATCATCCTGATCACGTTGGGGTTGGCCGAGTTTCTGGCGGGCGGCCTTATCGGTGGCGTCTGGTTGGCGTTCATCGGCTGGTTTATCTTCACTGCCGCTCGCGAGGAAGAAATGCAGGTAACCACTCGGCAGGCCCTTGCCGGACTGCGGGTCGCGGATGCTATGACCGCTAACCCGCATAGCGCCCCTGGCTGGCTAACAGTGGAGGATTTCATCCAGCGCTACGTGCTAGGCGATCGTCACTCGGCATACCCGGTTGCCGAGCGGGACGGTTCGACCATGGGTTTGGTCACGCTGCGGCAGCTGCGCGAACTTGCGCCCAACCGACGCACCACGACTAGCGTGCGTGAGATTGCCCTACCGCTACCTAGCGTGCCGACCGCGACCCCACTCGAGCCGCTTGGTGCGCTGATTGACCGGCTATCAGCGGCCGGTCACGGTAGCCGTGCCCTGGTCATCGATGGCGGCCTAGTGGTCGGCATCGTCACACCAAGCGATCTTGCGCGGTTGATCGATGTCTATCGGCTCGCCCAGCCGGGGGCGGGGCCGGGACGGCCGACCGCGCTTCGTCACGATGCGAACAGCCCAACAGTTGGTTCGAGCAATCTCTGA
- a CDS encoding universal stress protein: MMFDRYPPKSVVVGVDGSQAAIRAARWAVDEVAGTDTPVRLLYVRNANPGASTDEAIAALVAAEKVVHKACSAIDEMGKPVKVETEIVDGQPVAALIAASRSTTLLCVGDTGAAQHADVWLGSTAKQLAESGHCSVAIIRGDRRDTGVAGHGWIVALADDSPDGVDVLQMALHEARHRCAPLRLLTAAESPSSEFQDRDPVRGDSHMKRCMETYPEVEIDTVRLEGSLLDYLVEHAASIELAVVGSAQTGELRELLSNRGALALRDSDFSLLVVGVERPGS; encoded by the coding sequence ATGATGTTCGACAGGTATCCACCGAAGTCGGTCGTCGTCGGTGTCGACGGATCGCAAGCGGCGATTCGCGCCGCCCGGTGGGCTGTTGACGAGGTGGCTGGCACCGACACTCCTGTGCGTCTGCTCTATGTCAGAAACGCAAACCCGGGTGCTAGCACGGACGAAGCAATAGCGGCGCTAGTTGCAGCGGAGAAGGTTGTACACAAGGCGTGCAGCGCCATTGACGAAATGGGCAAGCCGGTGAAGGTCGAGACGGAAATCGTCGACGGGCAGCCGGTGGCGGCGTTGATCGCTGCGTCCCGTTCCACGACATTGTTATGTGTCGGGGACACGGGAGCCGCGCAGCACGCGGACGTCTGGTTGGGCTCGACTGCCAAGCAATTGGCGGAATCTGGCCATTGTTCGGTAGCGATCATCCGAGGAGACCGCCGCGATACGGGCGTGGCGGGCCATGGCTGGATAGTGGCCCTTGCCGACGATTCGCCAGATGGCGTTGACGTTCTGCAGATGGCGCTGCACGAAGCCCGGCATAGATGCGCTCCATTGCGGCTTTTGACGGCCGCCGAATCGCCGTCCAGTGAGTTTCAGGATCGGGATCCCGTAAGGGGGGATTCTCATATGAAGCGTTGCATGGAAACCTATCCCGAGGTCGAGATCGACACCGTTCGTTTGGAAGGGTCTCTCCTCGACTATCTCGTCGAGCATGCTGCGTCTATCGAGCTGGCCGTGGTCGGCTCCGCCCAAACCGGCGAACTTCGCGAGCTGCTTAGCAACCGTGGCGCGCTGGCCCTGCGTGACAGCGATTTCTCGCTGCTCGTCGTTGGCGTGGAACGGCCGGGCAGCTGA
- a CDS encoding universal stress protein, whose protein sequence is MKPIIVGIDGSQAAIAAALWGVDEAIGNGVPLRLVSVIKKTHPSPDEYARDLEYAENSLREAQFAVEATRKLVKVETEILRGPAGPVLVEASRDAEMICVGSVGIGRYARSVLGSTATELAELAHCPVAVLRTDSDQPPPDINWIAVRMTDTPGNDGVVKYAAWEAKLRGAPMLVLGGRPEELTEHADGAFEHRVQDWQQRHPEIRVYPITTKSAIASFLQTNHERVLLAVISGAEADQVAQLVGPAGHPLFHHPECSVLVVRG, encoded by the coding sequence ATGAAACCGATCATTGTGGGAATCGATGGTTCGCAGGCCGCGATCGCGGCCGCGTTGTGGGGTGTCGATGAGGCCATCGGCAACGGTGTGCCGCTGCGTCTCGTCTCGGTTATCAAGAAGACGCATCCGTCACCGGACGAGTATGCGCGGGATCTCGAGTATGCCGAGAATTCGCTTCGAGAAGCGCAATTCGCGGTTGAGGCCACACGAAAGCTCGTCAAGGTCGAAACCGAGATCCTACGTGGGCCGGCCGGCCCGGTGCTTGTGGAGGCATCCCGCGATGCCGAGATGATCTGCGTCGGCTCCGTCGGGATCGGGCGCTATGCCCGCTCCGTCTTGGGTTCGACAGCAACCGAACTCGCCGAGCTGGCGCATTGCCCGGTCGCGGTGCTGCGGACGGATTCCGACCAGCCGCCGCCCGACATCAATTGGATCGCGGTGCGGATGACCGACACACCCGGCAACGATGGCGTCGTCAAATACGCGGCGTGGGAGGCGAAATTGCGCGGGGCGCCGATGCTCGTCCTTGGAGGCCGACCCGAGGAACTCACCGAGCATGCCGACGGCGCGTTCGAACATCGGGTCCAGGATTGGCAGCAGCGTCATCCCGAGATACGCGTCTATCCGATTACGACCAAGTCCGCTATCGCCAGTTTCCTGCAGACCAACCACGAGCGAGTTCTGCTTGCGGTTATCAGTGGCGCCGAGGCCGATCAGGTGGCGCAGCTGGTCGGGCCTGCCGGGCATCCGCTCTTCCACCACCCTGAATGCTCAGTGCTGGTGGTCCGCGGGTAA
- a CDS encoding STAS/SEC14 domain-containing protein — MIELLQGFPDNVTAFALHEHVTKADYDEVLIPDFEDRLRRHKKLRIYIEIATDLAGFDPGAVWEDQKLVPDVSRS; from the coding sequence ATGATTGAGCTACTGCAAGGCTTTCCCGATAACGTCACTGCGTTCGCATTGCACGAGCACGTGACGAAGGCCGATTACGACGAGGTGCTGATACCCGACTTTGAAGATCGGCTGCGTCGGCACAAGAAGCTGCGCATCTATATTGAGATCGCCACTGACTTAGCGGGTTTCGATCCGGGAGCAGTCTGGGAGGACCAGAAGCTAGTACCGGACGTTTCCCGAAGCTGA
- a CDS encoding VIT1/CCC1 transporter family protein, giving the protein MNAATSGERSHPAEPHSAGASARLNWLRAGVLGANDGIVSVAGIVVGVAGATAQRGPIFTAGLAGLVAGAVSMALGEYISVSSQRDSEQAMLTKERHELRQMPDTELAELTAIFEAKGVSPQTAAQVAEELTAHDAFAAHVDAELKIDPEDLANPWQAAAASAAAFITGALLPLLSILLPPAAWRVPVTFAAVLIALGLAGALSARMGGSNVRRAVLRVVIGGAAGLAFTYGVGHLFGTALS; this is encoded by the coding sequence GTGAACGCGGCGACGTCCGGGGAACGGAGCCATCCGGCCGAGCCACACAGTGCGGGCGCATCGGCACGGTTGAACTGGTTGCGAGCGGGGGTACTGGGCGCCAACGATGGCATCGTCTCGGTGGCCGGCATCGTGGTCGGTGTTGCTGGAGCCACCGCACAGCGTGGCCCGATTTTCACCGCCGGGCTGGCCGGTCTGGTAGCCGGCGCGGTGTCCATGGCATTGGGTGAATACATCTCGGTGTCCAGCCAACGCGACAGCGAGCAGGCCATGCTGACCAAAGAACGCCATGAACTACGCCAGATGCCCGACACCGAGCTGGCCGAGCTGACCGCCATCTTTGAGGCCAAGGGTGTCTCGCCGCAGACCGCAGCTCAGGTGGCCGAGGAGTTAACCGCCCACGATGCGTTCGCGGCCCATGTCGATGCCGAGCTCAAGATCGATCCCGAGGACCTGGCCAATCCCTGGCAAGCCGCGGCAGCTTCGGCCGCCGCGTTCATCACTGGAGCGTTGCTTCCGCTGCTGTCGATTCTGTTGCCACCAGCCGCGTGGCGGGTACCGGTGACGTTCGCCGCCGTCCTGATTGCGTTAGGTCTGGCGGGGGCACTCAGTGCCCGCATGGGCGGCAGCAACGTGCGTCGGGCCGTGCTGCGTGTGGTGATCGGTGGCGCCGCGGGGCTTGCATTCACCTACGGGGTCGGGCACCTCTTCGGCACGGCACTGAGCTGA
- a CDS encoding DUF2231 domain-containing protein, which produces MNVVNGLPAHALLVHFIVVLAPLTALLEIACALWSTVRRGHLVWLTLILAIVVTVLTPITTNAGGWLYDLRRNPDPILREHAERGDTMIYFSLALLVVAIALVALRFTEGRTQKSGSLTRIIVAIVALAVGVSTMIQIYRIGDAGAQSVWGNEIAHLRKANGT; this is translated from the coding sequence ATGAATGTTGTCAACGGCCTGCCGGCCCACGCCCTGCTTGTGCACTTTATCGTGGTACTTGCACCACTAACTGCTCTGCTTGAGATCGCTTGCGCGCTCTGGTCCACCGTTCGGCGGGGACACCTCGTGTGGCTCACGCTGATCCTCGCCATCGTCGTCACGGTGTTGACGCCAATCACCACAAACGCCGGTGGATGGCTGTACGACTTAAGGCGCAACCCTGATCCAATCCTGCGCGAACACGCCGAGCGGGGCGACACAATGATCTATTTTTCTCTTGCGCTGCTCGTCGTCGCGATTGCACTTGTGGCGCTGCGCTTTACTGAAGGTCGAACTCAGAAGTCCGGATCGCTCACTAGAATCATTGTGGCGATTGTGGCCCTGGCCGTTGGAGTTTCGACGATGATTCAGATTTACCGCATCGGTGATGCCGGCGCCCAGTCGGTGTGGGGCAATGAAATCGCACATCTGAGGAAGGCCAACGGAACGTAG
- a CDS encoding nitroreductase, with amino-acid sequence MKVLDNVRVFNKHVLNPLMLGLAGRKYWYASVIEHTGRRSGKHYATPIATEHISDGFIIPLPYGVGVDWLRNVLADGHATIRAHGQSYRVQQPEIISAEAAAPQLRPERRRLYDLFGVKDYLEVKSESA; translated from the coding sequence GTGAAGGTCCTCGATAACGTTCGGGTATTCAACAAACATGTGCTCAATCCGCTGATGCTGGGGTTGGCCGGGCGAAAGTACTGGTATGCCTCGGTAATTGAGCACACTGGGCGCCGTTCCGGCAAGCACTATGCGACGCCGATCGCCACAGAACACATATCGGACGGCTTCATCATTCCCCTCCCCTACGGGGTCGGCGTCGACTGGCTGCGAAACGTCCTGGCCGACGGGCACGCGACCATCCGGGCTCACGGCCAGAGCTATCGCGTGCAGCAACCGGAGATCATCTCCGCAGAAGCGGCGGCCCCGCAGCTACGGCCTGAGCGTCGGCGCCTCTATGACCTGTTCGGGGTGAAAGATTATCTCGAAGTGAAGTCTGAGTCGGCCTAA